Proteins encoded together in one Nostoc sp. PCC 7524 window:
- a CDS encoding tyrosine-type recombinase/integrase, with translation MNHDYIPQTQEKKTQLQAVKKSTINCPKCGSIDYHKAGINPTGKQKYRCKQCQHKFVINPSASHIKILDDYWTASELGLQVSPHHNDGDKLNFSSIQQEWLKQDIKRFIRYIATTTTSFEKLQKYLSCFRNFSRFISQNKIVNRIEDITRSVIIDYLDYLNQKHLAPATKGERISAIASLFETGVTNKWFNVEPYLIRKEDYPSRPKSLPRYIPDEVIRQLNEHLDALPEPITRMVLVIQECGLRVGELCQLPLDCLKQDSKGGWFIQFMRWKMKFETTLPISIELAQAIKEQQAYIQKHFGKDYKYLFCGRKASPEFIPEPKVMTDQSFANHLKHLAEEFNICDSTGKRWNFQTHQFRHTVGTRMINNGVPQHIVQRYLGHDSPHMTMVYAHIHDATLRKEIDKYLDNKVVNINGEVIESLHPELDNDSGLQWMKKKVLAETLANGYCGLPAQLTCSKGNACLTCGDFRTTIEFLDQHKEHLERTNKVLEVAKTNGWQRQIQVNEDVKKNLENIINTLEGNKNEQ, from the coding sequence ATGAATCATGACTATATTCCACAAACTCAAGAAAAAAAGACTCAACTTCAGGCAGTTAAAAAATCAACTATAAATTGTCCTAAATGTGGCAGCATAGATTATCATAAAGCTGGCATTAATCCAACAGGAAAACAAAAATATCGTTGCAAACAATGTCAACACAAGTTTGTAATAAATCCATCGGCTAGTCATATAAAAATACTAGACGATTATTGGACTGCTTCAGAATTAGGATTACAAGTTAGCCCACACCATAATGATGGAGATAAACTAAATTTTTCCTCTATTCAACAGGAATGGCTAAAACAAGATATTAAAAGATTTATTAGATATATTGCTACGACAACAACTAGCTTTGAAAAGCTACAAAAATATTTGTCTTGTTTCAGGAATTTTTCAAGATTTATATCTCAAAATAAAATAGTAAATCGAATAGAAGATATAACTCGCTCTGTAATTATCGACTACCTAGATTATCTTAATCAAAAACATCTAGCTCCAGCAACTAAAGGTGAACGTATCTCTGCTATAGCTTCTTTATTTGAAACTGGTGTTACTAATAAATGGTTTAATGTAGAACCTTACTTAATTCGTAAAGAGGATTATCCTAGTCGCCCAAAATCATTACCTCGTTATATTCCAGATGAAGTGATTCGTCAATTAAATGAACACCTAGATGCCTTACCTGAGCCAATAACAAGAATGGTGCTGGTTATTCAAGAATGTGGTTTGAGAGTAGGAGAATTATGTCAACTACCTTTAGATTGCCTTAAGCAAGATAGTAAAGGTGGATGGTTTATTCAATTTATGCGTTGGAAGATGAAGTTTGAAACTACCTTGCCTATATCTATAGAGCTTGCCCAGGCTATTAAAGAGCAGCAAGCTTACATTCAAAAACATTTTGGTAAAGACTATAAATATCTTTTCTGCGGTAGAAAAGCATCGCCAGAATTTATTCCTGAACCTAAAGTTATGACCGACCAATCGTTTGCTAATCATTTAAAACACTTGGCAGAGGAATTTAATATTTGCGATAGCACGGGCAAGAGATGGAATTTTCAGACTCATCAGTTTCGCCATACTGTTGGGACAAGAATGATTAATAATGGAGTGCCACAGCATATTGTCCAACGATATTTAGGTCATGATTCACCTCACATGACTATGGTTTATGCTCATATTCATGATGCGACATTAAGAAAAGAAATAGACAAATATCTTGATAATAAAGTAGTCAATATTAATGGCGAAGTTATTGAATCACTTCATCCAGAATTAGACAATGATAGTGGTCTGCAATGGATGAAGAAAAAAGTTTTGGCTGAAACTTTAGCAAATGGATATTGTGGACTACCCGCACAGCTTACCTGTAGTAAGGGCAATGCCTGCCTAACCTGCGGTGATTTTCGTACAACCATTGAGTTTTTAGACCAACATAAGGAACATTTAGAGCGTACTAATAAAGTTCTCGAAGTAGCTAAAACTAATGGTTGGCAACGTCAAATTCAAGTTAATGAAGATGTTAAAAAAAATCTAGAAAATATCATCAATACTCTGGAGGGCAACAAGAATGAGCAATGA
- a CDS encoding tyrosine-type recombinase/integrase, translating to MLDDDYLPIEPIQKYLRYLDSLEKSPNTVRVYANNLKLFWEFLRDKQIDWKEINLEQLSDFIHWLRSPEPGVVSIQPQVSKRSEKTINHALTTVCGFYEFHERLGATEGVNAYRYQMQPGRKYKPFLHHISKGKEVKTRLLKIKEPKTFPGCLTSEQVKELVNACKRIRDKFIICLLYETGMRIGELLGLRHEDIRSQGVNEIHVIPRTDNINISRAKAGFERVIHVSKDLMKLYSNYLIEEYPDDIDCDYVFVNCWDGEIGQPMDYGAVNGLFKRLAKKTGIQATPHLLRHTHATELIRSGWDMAYVQKRLGHANIQTTINTYVHLTDDDLQKEYQKYLTKRDGFNES from the coding sequence GTGCTAGATGACGACTACTTACCCATCGAGCCAATCCAAAAATACCTACGTTACTTAGACAGTTTAGAAAAGTCACCCAACACAGTTAGGGTTTACGCCAACAACCTAAAGTTATTCTGGGAGTTTTTACGAGATAAGCAAATTGATTGGAAGGAAATAAATCTAGAGCAGTTATCGGATTTTATTCACTGGCTAAGAAGTCCAGAACCAGGAGTAGTATCCATTCAACCACAAGTGTCTAAACGGTCAGAAAAGACAATTAACCATGCTCTAACGACTGTCTGTGGTTTTTATGAATTTCATGAGCGATTGGGAGCAACTGAAGGGGTTAATGCTTATCGCTATCAGATGCAACCAGGACGAAAATACAAGCCATTTTTACACCACATAAGCAAAGGGAAGGAAGTTAAAACACGATTACTGAAAATTAAAGAACCAAAAACTTTCCCAGGATGTTTAACTTCGGAGCAGGTTAAAGAATTAGTTAATGCTTGTAAAAGAATTAGAGATAAATTTATTATCTGTTTACTTTATGAAACTGGCATGAGAATTGGTGAGTTATTAGGACTAAGACATGAGGATATTCGTTCACAAGGAGTAAATGAAATTCATGTAATACCCAGAACTGACAATATAAATATTAGTCGGGCAAAGGCAGGATTTGAAAGAGTAATTCATGTTTCCAAAGATTTGATGAAACTCTACTCTAATTATCTGATTGAAGAATATCCAGACGATATTGACTGTGATTATGTATTTGTTAACTGTTGGGACGGTGAAATAGGTCAACCGATGGATTATGGTGCTGTGAATGGACTGTTTAAAAGGTTAGCCAAGAAAACAGGTATTCAAGCGACACCTCATTTACTTAGACACACTCATGCTACAGAGTTAATTAGGTCTGGATGGGATATGGCGTATGTCCAAAAGCGATTGGGTCACGCAAACATTCAAACTACTATTAACACTTATGTTCATCTAACAGATGATGACTTACAGAAAGAATATCAAAAATATTTGACAAAGAGAGATGGCTTCAATGAATCATGA